A region from the Vespula pensylvanica isolate Volc-1 chromosome 9, ASM1446617v1, whole genome shotgun sequence genome encodes:
- the LOC122631727 gene encoding 39S ribosomal protein L37, mitochondrial yields the protein MKLTQVLRKYHLGRLTRKVWYNQRDRKITANNLESRLSTLNIKIIDPIDLIRPKKDFVRIEPEYIYKRPKFDNTHPDWKDKVCLSYKDHNVLQQGLSQAQLLLKTIHIENELPQQIKEKEMDLSNNIHHLVKRTIYTSNIFDAHQELLPKRKDPDRPAWNFPRDYGVTDLRKTHNLFKKLLQICECVCGPEIVRTRSIFHNGIIKISIEKESHLLQFELTFDLAIVSTKPLTKIEDQNAHTELDFPNIYPFYPTLSLEKMNIYRTEDLYPIEGISPWSNIHTIFISHNAEEVKNLTELPVIEDQIHARSMIKSFTAAAANARQKYGPDVKHLPEPIIVQCIESNGKNFHFSVFQLNTLDINKIEGIRNFWWSSPTLQLYEKACYEVGKPILTGYNPEVVKKLFAFYKNI from the exons ATGAAACTAACACAAGTATTAAGGAAATATCATTTAGGTAGATTAACTAGAAAAGTATGGTATAACCAACGTGACAGAAAAATTACAGCAAATAATCTAGAAAGTAGATTATCAACactaaacataaaaattatagatccTATTGATTTAATTCGACCGAAGAAAGATTTTGTACG caTAGAAccagaatatatttataaaagaccAAAATTTGACAATACCCATCCTGATTGGAAAGATAAAGTTTGTTTAAGCTATAAGGATCACAATGTCTTACAACAAGGTCTATCTCAAGCACAGTTGTTATTAAAAACCATTCATATTGAAAATGAACTTCCACAgcaaattaaagaaaaagaaatggatctttcaaataatatacatCATTTAGTTAAAAg AACCATTTATACCTCCAATATATTCGATGCACATCAAGAGCTAttaccaaaaagaaaagatccgGATAGACCGGCATGGAATTTTCCTAGAGACTATGGTGTGACTGATCTTAGGAAAAC GCATAATTTATTCAAGAAACTACTTCAAATTTGTGAATGTGTATGTGGTCCAGAGATTGTACGAACTCGTTCTATCTTTCATAacggaattataaaaatttcaatag aaaaagaatcacACCTATTGCAATTTGAATTGACATTTGATTTAGCAATTGTATCAACAAAGCCTTTAACAAAGATAGAAGATCAAAATGCTCATACAGAATTAGATTTTCCAAATATATATCCGTTTTATCCTACGCTTAGCttggaaaaaatgaatatttatagaacagaagatttatatc ctATTGAGGGAATATCACCCTGGTCGAATATTCATACCATATTTATAAGCCACAATgcagaagaagtaaaaaatctTACTGAACTACCAGTAATTGAAGATCAGATACATGCACGTTCTatgataaaatcatttacTGCAGCAGCAGCTAATGCACGTCAAAAATATGGACCTGATGTTAAACATTTACCAGAACCAATAATAGTGCAATGTATTGAAtcaaatggaaaaaattttcatttttcagtATTTCAACTTAATACactagatataaataaaatagagggTATTAGAAATTTCTGGTGGTCTAGTCCTACATTACAATTATATGAAAAGGCATGTTATGAGGTTGGTAAACCAATTCTTACAGGTTATAATCCTGAAGTTGTAAAAAAACTATttgcattttataaaaatatatag
- the LOC122631728 gene encoding cyclin-dependent kinase 20-like isoform X1 yields the protein MDKYIILDKIGEGAQGLVLKGYHRSTEQEVALKRILLKKVEEGISISVIREVKTLQQLKHPYVIELLDTFPLGLDYIMVFEYMPTGLWEILKDNNISLTIPQIKIYMKMLLEGIAYVHEKNIIHRDLKPANLLINNEGILKIADFGLGRLMWEDTSKPYSHQVATRWYRAPELLYGAKYYTSAIDMWSVGCIFGEMLNNSPLFPGETDIEQLAIVLKYLGSPTVESWPELSTLPDYNKITFPYNKGTTWENIVQDADPEAIDLIKQILIYNSSNRLSAKEALQHIYFYCKPYPSAGNLIKPSQDHRLSVKPKEVEVNIPVTTLFKALLNTT from the exons atggataaatatattattttggatAAAATTGGTGAAGGTGCTCAAGGATTGGTTTTAAAAGGATATCATAGATCTACTGAACAAGAAGTTGCATTAAAAAGAATACTCTTAAAAAAGGTAGAAGAAGGTATATCTATATCAGTCATACGAGAAGTTAAAACGCTTCAACAGTTAAAACATCCTTAT GTCATAGAACTATTAGATACTTTTCCATTAGGTTTAGATTATATAATGGTTTTTGAGTATATGCCCACAGGATTAtgggaaatattaaaagataataatatttcattaacaataccacaaataaaaatatatatgaaaatgctTTTGGAAGGTATAGCATATGTAcatgagaaaaatataatacacagG GATTTAAAACCtgctaatttattaataaataatgaaggaattttaaaaatagCTGATTTTGGATTAGGAAGATTAATGTGGGAGGATACTTCTAAACCATATTCTCATCAAGTTGCTACAAGATGGTACAGAGCCCCTGAATTATTATATGGagcaaaatattatacatcagCTATTGATATGTGGTCTGTTGGTTGTATTTTTGGTGAAATGCTTAATAATTCACCTTTATTTCCA GGAGAAACAGATATTGAACAATTGGCaatagtattaaaatatttaggaTCTCCTACTGTTGAATCATGGCCAGAATTGAGTACATTAcctgattataataaaattacatttccaTATAATAAAGGTACAACATGGGAAAATATTGTACAGGATGCAGATCCAGAAGctattgatttaattaaacaaattcttatatataattcatcaAACCGTCTTTCTGCTAAAgaa gcattgcaacatatatatttttattgtaaaccTTATCCATCTGcaggaaatttaataaaaccaTCACAAGATCATCGACTTTCAGTAAAACCTAAAGAAGTTGAAGTAAATATTCCAGTAACAACTCTTTTTAAAGCTCTTTTAAATactacataa
- the LOC122631728 gene encoding cyclin-dependent kinase 20-like isoform X2: MDKYIILDKIGEGAQGLVLKGYHRSTEQEVALKRILLKKVEEGISISVIREVKTLQQLKHPYVIELLDTFPLGLDYIMVFEYMPTGLWEILKDNNISLTIPQIKIYMKMLLEGIAYVHEKNIIHRDLKPANLLINNEGILKIADFGLGRLMWEDTSKPYSHQVATRWYRAPELLYGAKYYTSAIDMWSVGCIFGEMLNNSPLFPGETDIEQLAIVLKYLGSPTVESWPELSTLPDYNKITFPYNKGTTWENIVQDADPEAIDLIKQILIYNSSNRLSAKEEI; this comes from the exons atggataaatatattattttggatAAAATTGGTGAAGGTGCTCAAGGATTGGTTTTAAAAGGATATCATAGATCTACTGAACAAGAAGTTGCATTAAAAAGAATACTCTTAAAAAAGGTAGAAGAAGGTATATCTATATCAGTCATACGAGAAGTTAAAACGCTTCAACAGTTAAAACATCCTTAT GTCATAGAACTATTAGATACTTTTCCATTAGGTTTAGATTATATAATGGTTTTTGAGTATATGCCCACAGGATTAtgggaaatattaaaagataataatatttcattaacaataccacaaataaaaatatatatgaaaatgctTTTGGAAGGTATAGCATATGTAcatgagaaaaatataatacacagG GATTTAAAACCtgctaatttattaataaataatgaaggaattttaaaaatagCTGATTTTGGATTAGGAAGATTAATGTGGGAGGATACTTCTAAACCATATTCTCATCAAGTTGCTACAAGATGGTACAGAGCCCCTGAATTATTATATGGagcaaaatattatacatcagCTATTGATATGTGGTCTGTTGGTTGTATTTTTGGTGAAATGCTTAATAATTCACCTTTATTTCCA GGAGAAACAGATATTGAACAATTGGCaatagtattaaaatatttaggaTCTCCTACTGTTGAATCATGGCCAGAATTGAGTACATTAcctgattataataaaattacatttccaTATAATAAAGGTACAACATGGGAAAATATTGTACAGGATGCAGATCCAGAAGctattgatttaattaaacaaattcttatatataattcatcaAACCGTCTTTCTGCTAAAgaa gaaatttaa